The following are encoded in a window of Methylicorpusculum oleiharenae genomic DNA:
- the fliI gene encoding flagellar protein export ATPase FliI gives MSLIENRSEIWLDRLKPYRERLHDHPQLIVEGKLSRMVGLTLEAVGCRAPIGSRCMVETKSGRMIPSEVVGFAGEKIFLMPIGDPHGLEPDCRVIPLGVESLAKVGFDLLGRVLDGSGNPLDNKGPLITEARVSLTGIPINPLSRKPIREPLDVGIRAINALLCVGRGQRMGLFAGTGVGKSVLLGMMTKFTTADVVVVGLIGERGREVNEFVQKILGEDGLKRAVVVATPADYPPLMRTNGALLATSIAEYFRDQGLDVLLLMDSLTRYAQAHREIALAIDEPPATKGYPPSVFAKLPRLVERAGNGDEGGGSITAFYTVLTEGDDHNDPVADSARGVLDGHIVLTRALADAGHFPAIDIEASVSRVLTDIVDDDHLKMVRELRSLYSTYQQNRDLVNVGAYKPGSNPKIDRAIQKMPAILDFLQQGINEPVDVNASIQQLAQLLADH, from the coding sequence ATGAGCTTGATTGAAAACCGTTCTGAAATTTGGTTGGATCGCTTAAAACCTTATCGCGAAAGGCTACATGATCACCCCCAGCTGATAGTAGAAGGAAAGCTTTCCCGTATGGTGGGCTTGACACTGGAAGCGGTAGGATGCCGAGCGCCAATTGGTTCGCGTTGTATGGTCGAGACAAAAAGCGGACGCATGATACCTTCTGAGGTTGTGGGTTTTGCAGGTGAGAAAATATTCCTCATGCCGATAGGCGATCCTCATGGCCTCGAACCCGACTGCCGTGTAATTCCTTTGGGTGTTGAGTCACTGGCTAAAGTGGGATTCGACTTGCTGGGCCGGGTTCTGGATGGTTCAGGCAATCCCCTGGATAATAAAGGGCCATTAATCACCGAGGCGCGCGTCTCATTAACGGGGATCCCGATCAATCCTCTCAGCAGAAAGCCGATTAGAGAACCTTTGGATGTCGGCATCCGGGCTATCAATGCGCTGTTATGCGTAGGCAGGGGTCAAAGGATGGGGTTGTTCGCAGGAACGGGGGTCGGAAAAAGCGTGCTGCTGGGCATGATGACAAAATTTACGACGGCCGATGTTGTTGTCGTGGGGTTGATTGGCGAGCGGGGTCGCGAGGTTAATGAATTCGTTCAGAAAATTTTGGGTGAAGATGGTTTGAAACGCGCCGTTGTTGTCGCAACGCCGGCCGATTACCCCCCCTTGATGCGGACCAATGGCGCGCTTCTGGCGACCAGCATTGCCGAGTATTTTCGTGATCAGGGGCTTGATGTCCTGCTGTTGATGGATTCATTGACCCGATATGCGCAGGCGCATCGTGAAATAGCGCTGGCTATCGATGAACCCCCTGCAACTAAGGGTTATCCTCCTTCGGTGTTTGCCAAGCTCCCGCGTTTAGTGGAGCGGGCCGGTAACGGTGATGAGGGCGGCGGCTCCATTACCGCTTTTTATACCGTGCTCACTGAGGGCGATGATCATAATGACCCGGTGGCTGATTCGGCGCGGGGTGTATTGGATGGTCATATTGTTCTGACCCGGGCTCTGGCCGATGCCGGGCATTTCCCCGCCATTGATATTGAAGCGTCGGTCAGCCGGGTGCTCACCGACATAGTCGACGACGACCATTTAAAAATGGTGCGGGAATTACGCAGCTTGTACTCGACTTACCAGCAAAACAGAGATTTGGTCAATGTGGGCGCTTATAAGCCCGGCTCAAATCCAAAAATAGACAGAGCGATACAAAAAATGCCGGCTATTTTGGACTTTCTTCAACAGGGAATTAATGAA
- the fliH gene encoding flagellar assembly protein FliH produces MSLSNGGRFTEEELELLSLWALPNVSEDDSENQQTEPESNRSPLMTVSEIEQMQEKAQEEAFAKGHEEGFAQGHQEGQAKGYEEGLKKGYEENFQLLSHQAAELSKVMEMLSEPLKNLDEAVENELVKLAITLATQIIRREIKMDPGQIVAAVREAVGILPVASQKITLTLHPADAELVRTVLVLDEISPPWVLIEDPLITRGGCKVDTEMSRVDATIETRVSAVIAKVLGGGRSGDEEL; encoded by the coding sequence ATGAGCTTGTCTAACGGCGGTCGTTTTACTGAGGAAGAGCTAGAATTACTCAGCCTGTGGGCCTTACCCAATGTCTCGGAAGACGACAGCGAAAACCAGCAGACAGAACCGGAAAGCAACCGTTCGCCATTAATGACGGTCAGCGAAATTGAGCAAATGCAGGAAAAAGCCCAAGAAGAGGCTTTTGCCAAAGGCCACGAAGAGGGCTTTGCACAAGGCCATCAAGAAGGACAAGCAAAAGGATATGAGGAAGGGCTAAAGAAAGGCTATGAAGAAAATTTTCAGCTTTTGAGCCATCAGGCCGCCGAATTATCCAAAGTGATGGAAATGCTCAGCGAACCTTTGAAAAATCTGGATGAGGCCGTAGAAAACGAACTGGTCAAACTGGCGATAACCCTGGCTACTCAGATCATTCGTCGGGAAATCAAGATGGATCCTGGGCAAATTGTTGCTGCAGTCAGAGAGGCGGTAGGTATTTTGCCGGTTGCCTCTCAGAAAATAACACTGACCCTGCACCCCGCAGATGCGGAATTGGTGCGTACCGTATTGGTGCTGGATGAAATTTCTCCGCCCTGGGTTTTAATTGAAGATCCACTGATTACCCGGGGCGGTTGTAAGGTTGATACGGAAATGTCGCGGGTCGATGCGACCATAGAAACCCGGGTTTCAGCGGTTATCGCCAAAGTGCTTGGGGGCGGTCGAAGTGGAGATGAAGAGCTATGA